TTGTAAGCCGATGGCTCTTTATTATTGAAGGCCCGGATCGATCCGGATAAACCGGACTTGCGGCCGGAATACAGGATTTATACAAACAGAACCAAATATCCCGTGTTTCATAGGCTCGTAGAGTAttctgaatattaaaattttagtaGCCCGGCTGTGAAGTACAGGAGTGCAAATATCAGAAGAtacgttaattaaattaattggatCTGGAAGACGTAATCATGTGTTTTTAACTATATTGAAGTTAACAGGTTTTGCGCTCAATTATAAAACTCCTGACCAAAGAAGGCATTCAAAACTAGTTTTGTAGTTAAGCTGTCTGAGGGATGTATGGTccaaaacaattaaaaagcTTAGAAAGgatgacaaataaaaatacgattGTTCAATTTCTTTGGcattcattttataataaataaaaaccagtAACAATCACTAAAAAGCACTATGCTTGGGCTTATCTTTTGTCACCCTCGGCTAAAAATTGTATAACCATATTGAAAAAGGTAGTTGGATCCTGAACATGCAGATTGTGGCCGACGTCTTCTATGTACCGCAGAACAGCTTTGGGAAAAAACTGTCTGATCCCGGTTATGTCTTCAggtctgaaataaatagttattgcTTTAACTTTCTCGTATACAGTCAACGAATAGGTGGCCAATTTAATATAAGCCTTACGGAATAAAGCTTGATTCAGAACCGCCGATGAATAACACAGGACCCTCGAAAGTTCTTCCTCTCAAAGCCTCTGTAGGAAAATCAGCGACGTGATGAAAATCCTTCAATAAGGTCTGAACATTGCACTCCCATCCGAAAGTATTATTAGGCAACTTTCCAATATTCCTTAACACGAAATACATGCTTTCTTCGCGTTTGAATAAATGGTGTTTTAGTATTATAGATTTAGCTTGCATTCGTGCACTAGCCAAATCTTTCCCTTTAAAGTCCATGGCCGACATTACTTCTAAGACATGCGGAAAGAATTTTTTTAGGCTTTCGCAGGTCGAGACCGGTGATATATCTATTATGATCTGCCTTGCTATTTTGGATGGctgcaaacaaaaatatgtatgagaCTGAAAGAAGCTTCAAATGGAATGTTATATTTCGTCCTCCTGTCGATATCGATGGAGCTATCCTTGCATCGGCATGAGGAACCCGCCGAGGCAGTGTCTCATGAAAATAGAATCCTTAATTGAACAAGCCCGTGGATACTGTGGATTCCAAATCACAATCATACCTCTGTCAAGGCCAAGACCATTGCAGTTCTGCCTCCCATGCTGTGGCCCATAATGAcactttttttaatatgtaacttttttattaGCTTGCAGACATCAGCTGCCAGGTCGAGGTAGGTATGGGAATCAGTGTGGGGGCTCCCGCCATGGTTACGAGCGTCCACTGCTATCACAGTTCTATATGTGTGACATGCTATTCTATTACTGACGGTGTGCCAATTTCTCTTGCCGCCCAGGAAGCCATGGAGCACTATTATAGGCACAGTATCAGGTGTTAGACTGGGACCATACACCTTATACACCAGATCCACCGCTTTCGCTCTACTTAGATCTGTACAAGTCCTAAGTCTTCTTTTGAAACCTACACAATGATTTAGTCTTAAAGCATTTATTGCTAATTGAGTATTCATTTCGTATCCatctttattaacaaaaaagtgAAATTTACTTGATTTTATAACACGAAATTATTAACTTGCAAATTTTCTTAAGCCAAAGTAAATGTCAAATTGCAATTTTATGCCATATGTGGCCATATGTCATGTGCTCTGACCAGCGATCATCAATTTGTAATTCTATATCTATGGCTAAGTAATGTGTAGGTTATTTGACGGTATTAAAGCATTCGATAAGCTGGACGCGAAGGTTTTCCATTCACATGACCTTAAACTGGCTACAAAAATGTAGGTCTTCATGGCGATCGTACTGCTCAACATCTTATACTCCGCTGAAACGTGGACCGTTTACCGTCGGTATATTAGCACACTTGATCACTTCCCCCTCAAATGCTTACGCAAAATAAGGAAGATCCTACTGTTCGACTGTGTACGGGACACCGAAGTTCGGCGGCTAGCCAAAGTTGGTGGCATTGAAACTTACCGATAGCGTGGGTCACATGTCACGCATGGCGGACGAGCGATTGGCTAAGCGCATCTTTTACTCTGAATTGAAGGAGGGCAAAAGAAAACCAGGTGGGTAATTCCTCCGCTATAAAGATGTACTTAAACGTCACATGAAAAATGTAACATTGACCCTCACAAAGGGAAAGGCTAGCTGCAAAAAGGCCTGAGAAGAGATCTCCGGTCAAAAACAAAGTCTATAAAGTACGACTTTGAGGAACATCGTCGATTAGACCTCAGCTCTAGACATGACGAACTAAAGCCCGACCATCTCCGGCGATcagttataattataatgacGGTGTGCTCTAATGCCCACAATGTGCGTTGACTTCAAATAAAAGAGGGTACTGCAGTCATATGAGAGCAGATCAGCGCAGGTGTCACTGCAGTCACAATGGCCGAAAACAGTCTGGAGTAATCATAACGTAACATAAAACACGGTACGGCTTAATTTTGCAAGTTTGCCTCAAGTACTTACTCAAATAGATGATGATAGATAAAAAACATACACGGCCTTCGTTCTTCctcaaattataaattttggtTAAGGAATTCTAGATTATAATTACTCCTTGACTATCTTTCCAGAGTAGAGTTGACtgctcgttggtctagtggtcgcaagcgcggctgctgggctcgaggtctcgggttcgatttccgggtcgggccgaaatcgctttgtgggttttcttaagctttcacaaggcagcccgtagtctggaagttggtgattgattcacccgtgcatcggagagcacgtaaatgtcggtcctgcgcctgatctatttccggtcgtgtcgaattgccgtcccatcgggttatgagagtgaagaaatagggagtgcacctgtgtctgcgcaaatgctcgtgcactataatatgtcctgcgcagctggctgatctccttaaatgagaacagccgccgtggccgaaatcggccgtggacgccatatAAATGATAACACAAGTTGAATAAATGTTGACAACGTTAAAACTTTAATCGATGTTCAAGACAGAAAATATCCAGCAGGCTCAGATATATTGGTCGCACTCATACGTATTTATTTAGGAGGGGTTAGTGGTTTAATAACGTTTAGGACTCGATGAACAGGTTACAAGACATTATTAAGGCGAGCTGAAATACGTTTACACTAAATGTCCGCCAAATATAGTTTGAAATTGTGAACCGGAGGTAGTCAATAGGGGACTATTACAACAAAATACTGGCTCACCTCATTCAAAGCATTCAACATGACTATCCTACCTCCAATGCTGTGGCCAACAAGAATACCTTTGTTGACAGCGAACTTCTTTATTAGATCGATATCTTAAAAGCACTAAGCTTGAGCTTATCTCTTTTCAACGTCCGCTAAAAATTGTACAACCATATTAAAAAAGGCATTTGGGTCTTCAGCATGCACGTTGTGACCGACATTTGGAATGTAGCGCAGAACGGCTTTGGGAAACAACTGTTTGATCCCGGTTATGTCTCCAGGTCTGAAATAAATCGTACAATTATTGCTTTGACTTTCTCATTTACAGTCAACGAATAGAAAGATGACAGTTATAAAGCTCACGGAATAAAGCTCGATTCAGAACCGCCGATGAATAGCACAGGACCCTCGAAAGTTTTTCCACTCAAAACGTCTTTAGGAAAATCGGCGATGTGATGAAAATCCCTCTTTAATGTTGGAACATTGCACTTCCATCCGTAAGTATTATTAGGTAACCTCCCAATATTCATTAAGATGAAGTAGACGCTTTCTGGATGTTCGAATAAATCGTTTTTCAGTATTACATTTTTGGCTTCCTTTTGTGCATTAACCAAATCTTTCCCTTTAAAGTCGACAGAAGCCATTACTTCTAAGACCTTCGGAAAGAAATCTTTTAAACCAGTTGTGGTCGTGACCGGTGATATATCAGCTATGACCTGACTTGTTATTTTGGATGGctgcaaacaaaaatatgtatgaaactGAAGAATGTTTTATTACTTCTTAAATGCTCGTGGAACACCGCACAATCATACCTCTGACAAGGATAAAACCATTGCAGTTCTTCCTCCCATGCTGTGGCCGATAATGATGCTTTTCTTAATAGCTAACTTTGTTATAAGTTTAGAGACATCAGCTGCTAAGTCGAGGTAGTTATGGGAATCAGCGTGTGGGCTGTCGCCATGGTTACGAGCGTCCACTGCTATCACAGATCTGTTTGTGTGCGAGGTTATTCTATTACACATGCTCTGCCAATTTCTCATGCTGCCCAGAAAACCATGGAGGACTATTATAGGCACAGTATCAGGTGTTAGACTGGGACCATAGACTTTATACACTAGATCCACCGCTTTCGATTTGTTTAGAATCGTCCTTATTATTCCTTTGAAACCTACATATTGATTTAGTTTTAAGGCATTTGTTCCTATTTGAGTATTCATTTCATGTTCATGGTTATTCACAAAAAAGcgaaatttatttaatttgattattacataaataattaataaataattttcttaggCCAAAACCAAtatcaaaatgtaaataactatcaaaatatcaaattaaaatgttatgtcATATGTCATGTGCTCTGACCAGCGatcattaatttataattctatATCTATGGTTAAGTACTGTGTAGGTTATTTGAGAAGGTTTTTTTATCTTACCAGTTTATATTCAACCCTTTAAAAATTACCTACTCCCAGTCGCCAGTCAGATTAGTTCTGCATTAGGGAACTATGGGAGATGGGTAGGACAAGTTTGCAGTTTGCCTCAAGTACCCTACTCGGATAGTCTTCCAGCCCGCCTGCTGCTTCAAGAGCTGCTCTGCTTCGCTGTGTCCCGTTCTGCTCACTGCTATGCTCCGCTATGTCCCCCCGTTTTGCTCTGGACAGTGTCAGTTAACACCCATGCTGAAATATTGTTCTTCTCATCTCCACTTTGGTAGAGCTAAGCGTTGTATACTTTTTCCTGAGGCACCCATTCTCTGCCGGCGTTgtgggattgtttgaaagagttagcGCATTTATGGTACATAAAGGTCCAGAAAGGACGTGGTGGGTCTTAGTaatagtctgacactccctcacactgtgCTCACAGCGGGTCTCTTTGTCAGTCATTCGTTTGATGATCTTCCAAATGataaattttgattattttggaTTAAGATTATTCCTTGTCTTCTTAgggttgataaaaaaataatagcaataataaaacaagttgACAACGTTAGAACTTTAATAGAAATCCAAATTCCAGCATACAAAATATCCAGCAAGCATATTTTGGACGCactcgtatttatttatttacatttcaactATCTGCTTTGTCTATGCTAAAatgacaaactatttttttgaATGCGTTACTTATTTTGCCTGTTAGATTCATTGTACTTACAACGtcgttaaattatatttttcttaaatatgtaaatacttGGACAATTCTTTACGGGAACAGTGAAACTTTTCAGACGTGGCACATGCTAGGCAGTTTGCATCAATGCGTTGTAGTACAAGAATTGCATGACTGTGTCATAGAATGCGTTGGGGTTATGCGCGTGCACATTATGTCCAGCGCCCTGGATGTAGAACAGATGAGCATTCGGAAATAACTGGTGGATCCCAGCCATGTCGTCCGGTCTGAAATCAAAAAGTGGTGCAGAAGATTAAATTCTATGTaggtttataataaaataaatgttcccCCCTTTCATAGCCTCTATACTCCCTGTAGGTACCAAATTTTTATTGGTTGAGTAATTTCAGCGTGAAAACCGAACAGACCGCTAGACAAAGCTActttctcataaaaaaatacaatattatgtacattGTAGTGAAgttaattataatgtaaatggGATCTTACGGGAGTGCGTATGACAGCTGGCCGCCCAGGAATAGCGTAGGTCCAAAATATTGTTTGTCAGGCACCGTTGGGAATGACACGATTTTAGATATATTATTCTTCAAAGCTTCAAGATTGTATTTAAATCCTAATTTTGCATCTTTCAATTGACTTATATTCATAAGAATAAGTTGCAGATCCAACTCATTTTGGAACAATCCAGATTCAAGGATTTTGTTTCTAGCAGCTAGTTTAGCTTTGTTTAAATCGATGTCTTTAAATTCGATTTTGGACAAAACATCGATGGTCTTTGGGTAGAAGTCTGCTAAGCCGTTTGGCATGGATACCGGCGAGGCATCTACTACGATCAAACTTGCTACCTTAGATGGCTGTAACAACATAAAAAGATAagggattattttattttgagttcCAGAGTTGAGGAAACAGAGGATTAAGTTGTTCAGTAACTTTTAGGACTTGCAAGTGCTGGTGACAAGACAAGACATTGTGAAGAAGAGCTGAATAACGTTTATACTAAGTGTCCGCAAAATATTACTAGAAGTCGGTATCCAAACTGAGTAACGCAGGCAGCAAATAAAGGACTACTACAACAAAAATCTGGCAAACCTCATTCAAAGCATACAGCATGGCCGTCCTGCCTCCCATGCTGTGgccaacaaaaatacatttgtcgACAGCGAACTTCTTTATTAGGATGGACATATCTTCAGCTAGGTCATAGTAGCCATGTGAGAGGTCATAGGGACTGTCGCCATGGTTACGAGCATCCACAGCGACGACCGTCATGTTCGTGTTACCGGCCATCTTCTGACATATGCTCTCCCAATTCTTTTTGGACCCGAGACAGTCATGAAGCACGAAGATCGGTACACTGCTGGACGTCGGACTGGGACCGTGAATTTTATATGCTGAATTCACTGGCCTTGTTTTGTTTCGGATTTGGGTAACACCCAAAACCAGGCTTTTTAAGCCAGTGTGTGGTATAACTCTCACTTTACTGATTTTGTTTAGGACATCCATtccatgtttatttttgtacccggtataaaaaaaaaaactgtaaattttctattctattcttctTTATAGAACTGTAAATTTTGATAATGAAGTGCTCGATGTGACAAGTTCTTGTCAGTTTGctagttttttatttgatggttAGAGAATAATAGGAACTCATTCCTTAACAAAAAGTTTTGACGGTGAAACCAGCTTGTAACATGGATTTCATGAAAGGCTCGTAGGCTTCGTATTCTAGTTCAGGTGCTGAAGGGAGTGTAGGACACACAATTTGAGGACCTCATTCTGTGAATGTGACCCCTGAAAAGAATGCAGATTATAATAATTCTGAATATTGCTGTGAGTCGTATTGGTCCATGTTTTTACTCCCGGGTAGTGTGTTGTTTTTTGTAcagtaagtaataaaattcGACATCTTGCGCACAGTAGTCGCGCTTGGAGACCTTTCGACCAACGATTACTACATAGATAGTAATAGTAAACTGTCTGCCTTACTGCTGATTTTTCCTAAAATCAGACGCTCAAGCACTAATTGATTTGTTCTATGTGACTTTTGGCTCTCGAATTTTAAGTCAAGTCCTATGGAATttatcgagaggatccagctgctgggactggaggtggccttgcacaaatccgaggcaatgtgctttcatgggcttcggaacgcgccaccttcaggctcccaagtcacggtggggggggctaccatcggcgtcgagagggcgatgaagtacctgggactcgtcctcgacggccggtggagcttcgtcgagcacttccgacgtttgggccccaaactggagaaggcaggtgctgcattcaagcggctcctgcccaacctgggaggcccaaacgccccctgccgtaaactctacgcgggggtcatgcggtccatggccctttacggggccccggtatgggcacgttcggcacggccgcgggctgtgcactacctgaacgtgccccaaagggtgatagccattaggctaatccgggggtaccgcacgatctcccgcgaagcagctggcctactcgctggactgccaccgtgggatctggaggcgagggtcttcttgcgcctgtacgactggcgcgaggaggctcagcgccggggagaaaccccgttgccgcggcaagttgtcgcgcagcgggcggagctccggcgcgatctcatggtggcctggagggagcgactatcgcaacccagtgcagggcacgccaccatcgtggcggtaagtcccctctttgaggagtggctcgggaggagtcacggcgccctcacgtaccgcatgacgcaggtcctcaccggacacggttgtttcgggaggtacctgcaccgcatcggtcgtgaggaggcgcccgggtgtcaccattgtgcggacagccccgaggacacggtggaccacacagtccagg
This window of the Helicoverpa zea isolate HzStark_Cry1AcR chromosome 31, ilHelZeax1.1, whole genome shotgun sequence genome carries:
- the LOC124644825 gene encoding protein ABHD11-like, with the protein product MNTQLAINALRLNHCVGFKRRLRTCTDLSRAKAVDLVYKVYGPSLTPDTVPIIVLHGFLGGKRNWHTVSNRIACHTYRTVIAVDARNHGGSPHTDSHTYLDLAADVCKLIKKLHIKKSVIMGHSMGGRTAMVLALTEPSKIARQIIIDISPVSTCESLKKFFPHVLEVMSAMDFKGKDLASARMQAKSIILKHHLFKREESMYFVLRNIGKLPNNTFGWECNVQTLLKDFHHVADFPTEALRGRTFEGPVLFIGGSESSFIPPEDITGIRQFFPKAVLRYIEDVGHNLHVQDPTTFFNMVIQFLAEGDKR
- the LOC124644826 gene encoding protein ABHD11-like — translated: MNTQIGTNALKLNQYVGFKGIIRTILNKSKAVDLVYKVYGPSLTPDTVPIIVLHGFLGSMRNWQSMCNRITSHTNRSVIAVDARNHGDSPHADSHNYLDLAADVSKLITKLAIKKSIIIGHSMGGRTAMVLSLSEPSKITSQVIADISPVTTTTGLKDFFPKVLEVMASVDFKGKDLVNAQKEAKNVILKNDLFEHPESVYFILMNIGRLPNNTYGWKCNVPTLKRDFHHIADFPKDVLSGKTFEGPVLFIGGSESSFIPPGDITGIKQLFPKAVLRYIPNVGHNVHAEDPNAFFNMVVQFLADVEKR
- the LOC124644824 gene encoding protein ABHD11-like; its protein translation is MDVLNKISKVRVIPHTGLKSLVLGVTQIRNKTRPVNSAYKIHGPSPTSSSVPIFVLHDCLGSKKNWESICQKMAGNTNMTVVAVDARNHGDSPYDLSHGYYDLAEDMSILIKKFAVDKCIFVGHSMGGRTAMLYALNEPSKVASLIVVDASPVSMPNGLADFYPKTIDVLSKIEFKDIDLNKAKLAARNKILESGLFQNELDLQLILMNISQLKDAKLGFKYNLEALKNNISKIVSFPTVPDKQYFGPTLFLGGQLSYALPPDDMAGIHQLFPNAHLFYIQGAGHNVHAHNPNAFYDTVMQFLYYNALMQTA